TTAAATTATCATCAAATATACTATTACTAAGTATATCACTCAATAATTCGATACACCACTTTATGTCACTCTTAAAGCATTTACAATAATATCCTGTCTGTTCTCTAGCTGTATAAGCATTTAAATGTGCTCCCATATTCtcaatttctttttctaatTGAATtctatttctttttttagTACCTTTAAATATCATATGCTCTAAAAAATGAGCAACACcattattctttttattttcatatttacTACCACTACTTATCCATAAGCCAATTGTAGGTATTTCACAATTTGTATGAACAGTAGCTacttttaatttattagaTAATTCAGTTACTCGTGTTATAGGctgatttattatttcttgAGGTAAATTGAAAGTACTATAATTTGATCGGTACCCAAGAAAATGTCTGCTATTCTTCGTAATGCATGACACGACGTTTATTACTTTTCTTTTCcacatattatttaattttgCATTTATTCAGGTAacaattaaataaataaatatatacatatatataatatatatatatatatattatgtatattttagtatttattttattatgatatatttttttctatttaatagaaaaaggaaaaaaaaaaaaaaattccaatattacatttatattcaaatatgtatatatttattcatataacAAGAAATACATATCATCCATGTAATCACATgaaattttcttttctttttttttacaattttCACATTTCATCCTGAACATATAAATCTGGTGAattcttaaaaatataacttAAGGAGAGtgtacaaataataatatatcttatcAGCTGTggatatttttaaaattcaAATGAAGAGGGCATGAATATATGTAagtagaaaaaaaaaacttaaATTATAACTCTATggattatatatatatatatattatatatatattatatataaattatatatattattttattttatttttttttataagattaattataatatatatatccatataCAAATGGCAACTTTTCaaagtatataaaaattaaaaaaaaaaaaaaaaaaattaataaaataaattatttcatcatatttatattttttattatctattTTTACAATTAAATATGTCAAGTGTacaaaatgtaaaaaaaaaaaaattcacatatatatatatatacatatatatataaaggaaagcatttatttttataatcatgagaatataaaaatatgtataaagtgaaatataattattttatgtatttttctttaaagAGAAAATTgatataagaaatatataataaatatatgtaaatatatattttacatatgttatttataataacattgTATATATTGGTTAAtctaatattatatatatatatatatatatatatatatatcaaaattttGATATTGTGTTaaaatttacatattatCAACAGGAAcgtatatattatattaatataaaatatatatattaaattaatcTTATCTTGTGCGCTTTATctttttacatatttttacCAAATTATccattttaaaaataaacatatattgttataatgtttatatttaaaaaaaaaaaagaaaaaaaaaaaaaaaaaaaaaaaaaaaaaaaaaaaaaaaaatatatttttaaatataataaaaaaaaaaatatatataataaattttaataataatttaataaatatacatattaaaaNNNNNNNNNNNNNNNNNNNNNNNNNNNNNNNNNNNNNNNNNNNNNNNNNNNNNNNNNNNNNNNNNNNNNNNNNNNNNNNNNNNNNNNNNNNNNNNNNNNNNNNNNNNNNNNNNNNNNNNNNNNNNNNNNNNNNNNNNNNNNNNNNNNNNNNNNNNNNNNNNNNNNNNNNNNNNNNNNNNNNNNNNNNNNNNNNNNNNNNNNNNNNNNNNNNNNNNNNNNNNNNNNNNNNNNNNNNNNNNNNNNNNNNNNNNNNNNNNNNNNNNNNNNNNNNNNNNNNNNNNNNNNNNNNNNNNNNNNNNNNNNNNNNNNNNNNNNNNNNNNNNNNaaaaaaaaaaaaaaaaaaaaaaacgtAAAAGTGATTATCcacacatataaatatatatatatatatatatatttgtagTCTCAAGACTGTACAAACaagtaaataaaaaaatataagaaatgtttttattatgttattcttttttttgaaccttatatatctatagatttaatttttaacAAAGGGGCATGTAATACTATACTTTTAAAGGATAGAAATGcattttctatataaactatttgtatattattttcttttttcgAATTTATTAACTTCCCTTTTATATTCCACTTGTATTCTTTTCCTTCTTTGAGTTTACTTATTACTTCAATGATTGCCTACAAAAgggaatatatataaatatatatatataaatatatatatatatataaatataaatataaatatatatatatatatatatatatgtgtgtgtgtgttcatatatttatatttatttatttatctcACCAGCTGAAACGAATACAACAttctattatataaatggtTAGTtacaattttattttgtaaatatacATTAAGAAGATATATTAGAGATTCGCCTAAGGTGAAATCCAAATGTGTATGGTCTAATAGTCggatatttttatgataacATTTTTTGTTGAACGTATgaaaatttatacatacatactTATGTTCCTTATTTTCTTTGTCGTAATTTCTTTGTTCTACACAAATATCTTGAgatgtatattttataatattttttcttttcttgttataatttttgCATTTTCTTGAATGTTTAATTAAAGGAGGGGGAATGCTTTGTTCGTAGATATGTTCAAAGGTGggtataaaaaaattatcgTTCATTTTTATGGGGAAGcataaaaaggaaaaataaaaaaaataataataagcagatatataaataaatatatatatatatataaatatatgtatatattttatatatttatatatatatatatttatatattttatatatttatatatatttatatatatttattatttgtacaCACAAACATAATACTTATGTTTGTTTAATGCTCTTTTGTTCGTTCATTTTATTGggttatatatttatactttcatcttataaaaattttgtttGTTCTTTTATTGTGAAATATTTCACACTTAAAAGAATACTCACAcgtattataatatatatatatatatatgtatatatttattttattttattttattttttggtTAGTCGAATAAAAGGCAATTCCTCCTTgacaaaaaattaaagataTGATAAGAtgatatgtataataaaatatattagatgaatttcataaattatacacacacaatatatataaaataatgtaatatatgttttataatatgGAGAAATGCGTAATGTATCATAGTGAGGGAGACTTATAAGGAACCCcgagaaaaaaaaaaataaaaaaaaaataaaaaaaaaataaaaaaaaaaataaacatatgtATAACTTAAAATGATAGGAAAATATAAGTATAGAGCACATTTGAAAAGACAAAGACGGTAAGGAAAAATACGAgtaaattttttaagatGACATAATGgatattaatatgtatgtatatatatatatatatatatatatatatatatatatatgtgtatatatttcgATTTTGTTTCTAGTGtgttaaattatatttcaatatttatatatttcaatatttatatatttcaatatttatatatgtcaatatttatatatgtcaatatttatatatatcaattatatgtttattttcatttttatttatttccatatacatacattttcttttcataagtccttattttttgttttaattttttatgatgGGAGTACTGAGCATCCAGATAGGGCAATGTGGTAACCAGGTGGGATACGAATTTTTCGACATCctacataaatatataagttGTTCAAAGAATGAATGTTTTAAAAGTAAATTGACTACAATGTATTTTGatgaagaatataaatatggtAAAAATCTATTTCCTATTGTGCAATATGAAGAGAATGAAGGGAATCGAAATGATATGAAcgtaaataataatattatgtgcttgaataatttaataGCTCGTTGTATACTTATAGATATGGAACCTAAAGTTATTGAAAGATGCTTATCTCTGAATAATAGTTATGATGagtatattaaaagaaaagtacaaaaaaaagagaaatatgaaaagattgtaaaatataatagtGAGAAGAGTGtagaaagaaaaaaatatgacaGTGATGAATGTTGTTTACAATATGTTTGTGGATTAGatgattattatgaaagtaaaaataattttttaaaaatatttaaaaggaacaataataataataatgattatcatcatgataatgatgatgaagaatataatatatatgctAAAAGcgaacataataataataataataataataataataataatatattatttaaaaagtctttatataataacaataatgatattttaaagaatgataaattaaatgggaacaaacatttatataattattataaaaatacacaTGATGAAGAGAAGAACAATTTagttaaaaataatttatgcTGTTCCTCTTACTTTACAAATGAATGgaaatttaataaaagtaattatatatgtggtTTAAATGGTTCTGGGAATAATTGGGCATATGGTTTTTATGTTCATGGTAAGAATATTTGTGAggattttataaatataataaataaagagtttgaaaaaaatgaaagtAAAGAAAGtattgataatatattattatttcatagTTTAGCTGGTGGAAGTGGTAGTGGTTTAAgttcatatatatcttatatattaaaagatgAATATCCTAAAACGAAtctatttaatatatgtatattacCATATATGTTTGGTGAAATAAGTGTACAAAGTTTAAATACTATCTTATGTTTATCTTCCCTATATGATTCTTCAGATGgtttaatattaatagaaaatgataaatttGAATTAATGTgtaaaagaataaataatgatgagaatataaatttggaagaaataaataaatatattagtTTATTTCTAGCATACAATATAGGTTTTCCAATTGATTTATCTAATagtaattataataataattgtaactattgtaatattatgaattatatattatccGATTTATGTTGTCATccaaattataaattacTTTCCACAAGATATTTACCACAAGTATTTAAAgagaatattatatttgaacagaattcttttaatatgttattaaaaagaatgCATAGGATGTTAATCAAAGGAACCATTCTTGattctaataatatatctacaAATGTTactaaaaaaattagaaatgatatatcatgtaattatataatagataattattatattaatcGTTTATCTTcaagaaatattttaaaaaataaaaatatattttataaacaaAACAGTTTTCATATACCTATACATATGAATGAAATAAATAGTAATTCATATATTGATGAATATGACAATTctgtatatttaaaaataaaaaataaaaaaaataataataataataaaaaaaaaaatgattattattcttatatacaaaaaacAAGTAAAAATCAATTTAATCaagataatattaatattctatatcaacataaaaataattatcataaaacaaatgaacataatcattatacacataataatgtaatattCAATTCTAAAATGATTATGAGAGGACaaattaatgaaaatatagatttacatttatttaaaaatcatgtactatataataagaaatcATTAAATCCTTTAGAAATCTATATAGATCAAAATAAACAAttcaataataatactataTCTATGATATCTAATTGTCTAACACCAATACCTACCTTAACACATATTTTAGAAAGAGCAAAATTGTTATATTCAACAAAcgcatatatatatcaatataataaCTATGGTGTTACGCATGATCAAATATACAATTCATTGATGTATGTTCAGCaaattattaattcatATGAAACTTTATCAAGTGAAtgatatgataaaaaataaaacaaaaaaaaaacacacacacacacacataTTGTCAcaatgtatatatatatatataaatatatatatgtgtgtggataaatatatgcatccatatatatattattacattattgtgataaacatataaaaataaaatggtcaaaatatttgaaaaaatatattcgCTTCTATCATCTAcaaattcttttttttttattattttttttttttttttttttttattttttcctcAGTTACTTGAagcatataatatatcaattattttgtttaagaaaatttattaaattttgaAATTGTTTAAGGTCGTTATTTGTATTTGTGGTGGTCTGGTTATTATCACTTCGATTATTAgtattactattatttttattatttttattattattattatttttaattttgtcCATTTTGTTACTCGTATCGTTAGGGGAACCATTAGGTTCTATTAATTTGGTAGTATTAAAAGGATTCATATTTTTGGATGGGAAACTTTTAATACCTTGCATGGAATGGTTATTTACAGATGACGTGTTCATCGTATTGTCTTTAAAAGTATCTTCAAAAAAGTAATTGTCTGTATTTTCAATTTGATAATTTTGTTGCTTTTCTAGTTTTCTATCAATATGTTTTTGTACCCATTCTTTAAAAGTATGTTCATcgaaattataattaaacCACATGCTTTTATCACCATGATTGGACCATGGCTTTTCATGAGTATAGTCATATTTCATAAACACCTTATTTTCTTTCGTAGCCTTCTGCACTTTGCTTTCAAGATCCACATCTTCATTTTGTGCTttctataaaaaattaagagGAAAAcataacaaataaataaatatatacatatatacatatatatatatatatatatatatagatatagatattcttattatcttataaaaacatatagTTTTTGCTTAatcctttttttcatttttacaTCTTGTTCATTTGACTCATTAGGAACAATAGCATCGTTTATATTGTCTATAAATGGCaaatgtttataaaataaaataaataatataaatatataaatatatatatatatatgcattaTCCCAACATgaatattcattttaaaaaattattaccttgtatttcttctttttttatgtcCTCTTCTCTATAAAAATCATCAAACTTGGCTTCAGACGAATTTCCAAAAACGATCACCTATANNNNNNNNNNNNNNNNNNNNNNNNNNNNNNNNNNNNNNNNNNNNNNNNNNNNNNNNNNNNNNNNNNNNNNNNNNNNNNNNNNNNNNNNNNNNNNNNNNNNNNNNNNNNNNNNNNNNNNNNNNNNNNNNNNNNNNNNNNNNNNNNNNNNNNNNNNNNNNNNNNNNNNNNNNNNNNNNNNNNNNNNNNNNNNNNNNNNNNNNNNNNNNNNNNNNNNNNNNNNNNNNNNNNNNNNNNNNNNNNNNNNNNNNNNNNNNNNNNNNNNNNNNNNNNNNNNNNNNNNNNNNNNNNNNNNNNNNNNNNNNNNNNNNNNNNNNNNNNNNNNNNNNNNNNNNNNNNNNNNNNNNNNNNNNNNNNNNNNNNNNNNNNNNNNNNNNNNNNNNNNNNNNNNNNNNNNNNNNNtgtatgtatatatttatattaatattttcatattatatatagatacaaaaaaaatatatgcaCATATAAAAAGGTAATAACTTTGAATGTAAGCGGAGGTATACCTTTATGGtcatcaaaaaaaaaaaataataataaaatataatatatataaatacaatataatatatataaatacaatataatatatatatataatacaatatatatatatatatatatatatatatatatatataatacaaaacATAGAAagaatatacatataatacttatacatatatattcttcaaTTATAATTTGTCGTCACATGCCTTTGTAGAATTCCAATgagatatattattatgatataatatcttgttttataattagctatatattaattctagtatatgtatatgtatttatttctttttattttttttatatgtacatataattGTTATATACATCTAGTACATTGTCAGATGTAACAAATTGTTGCTCTTTCGTTTTTAAgttttttaataaaaatgaattgTGGTCTTTACTAAAGAATAGAATATGGTTTGCATTCATATGTATAgctttttttattacctTTGATAAgtttgtataattttttaacaaagaatgtacaataatattattatttctaaGTTTATTTAGAATAGaataatattctttatatacATTAGTTGTATTTGAAGTTATTTGTTGATTAAAATGTTGTGTTATGTTATGAAAATATGGAAAGTAAGATAACacatgaatatatttatttgttttgttttgCTCTGATAAAGgtaaaaatgaattattttttttattattattaaaaagtaGATCTGTAATAACAACATCGCCCATAGCACAACCAACtgcatatattttattattatttagaAAGAAATTATAACGTCCACCTCCACAAATTGCACGATGTGATTTgtcttttttataatatatttcaaaaaccatattattataataatccATACCTCTTACTATGGTTAGATctaatttaaaaaaattatttaaattagCTTGTTGGAAATAGgtaaatacattttttaaatttttaaaatgtttcCATGTATCTAtacttttataatatatgtttgtatTATTACATTTGATAAATTGTTCTAAATGattaatatgttttatattttgtaaaagattatataaatagcgtatgttttctttttgtaaatatgggaagtttttatataataataatttaaatgaacTATTATTAActttataaaatttgtctaatatatgtaatatattttttatttcttctttcattttattatatgataataatttattcatatctttttgaaatatcgaatataaaatatattcaataatatatttatgatttaatttaattacaatatttttttcatccaTATTAACTtgattaaaaaatgttattaaCATAGATAATAGCTCAACTTCTGCATATATATCTTCAATACCTAAAATATCTAAATTCCATTGATAATGTTCTCTTTTTCTTAATCTTGATGTTTGTTCATATCTAAAACATTGACCTATTGTAcacattttaaatattttattgaaATTTTcgtatttaaaaattttttttttcttttttttataaatattattaataaaatcCCTAGTAtgttcattattattattattattattattatcaaatGAATTCTTAAAATTGAAGCTGTACATATcacttttattttgtttatgATGAACCGAATgattttcattatatttattcgTATGATCTGTATGTATACATTTTGTCTTCACcttattaataatatcacATTGTTTGGTGGAATAATCACCATcataatgatgataatgaccatcattattattattattattattattattattattattttcttttgtttttatttttttttcttgttctCTATAATCTTGTAATAAGTTATCgtttacatataaataacgAATCAACTGTGGTGTTATTTCAGGTCTCAATATCAAGTGCTTCttgttttttataaaatcgTACGATTCATTTATTGGGCTTTTTCTGAACAAGTCATAACTTTCTAAAATAGGAAGATCATAAAAActaaaagaaaaattttgtgctatttttttccatatattaaatagatattctcttttttcataattcGTTGGGTTAATAAAATTTCGGATACCTTTGACATATTGAACAGtaaaaattctttttttattaattttacGACAGCacctttttatattatccttttttaataacTTGGTATTTAAAAACAACAACTTGTGTTTTCTCTCGATATCTACTTTTATACATACAATCAAATCAAAGTAAATGATTAAAAggatgaaaaataataggggcatacttttttttttttttcctttttttcaCGGTTTATAGCCTTCTcataatacataaaattaaaaaaaaacagtaaaattataattataattataattgattatatatatatatatatgtgcaggaagatttattatttattttagttatattcttattatgTGAACAACATTTTGTTATACATCAACCCAagatatatacatatatatatatatatatattttacatttcttttttcctGATCCTTGCTTTATTacaaatttataattattgttacatatttatgtaaGCACGATCCCTTAAGTGTAATTGATTAAGATGGGGAagtaaaaattatatgataagcaaaatgtttataaattacaaaaataaataaaataaataaataaaaataaataaataaaaataaataaataaataaataaataaatatatatatatatatatattaatattttaagaaTGTCACGgttaaattttttttttttttcttcctcctatatataattttcattcTATTAAGGATAGAGAATCcgatatataattttctgaacgtaaaaaattaaccttacaaaaatgtaatatatacatgaggaatattattatattatattatatattaaaaaaaaaaaaaaaatatatatatatataatatatatatatatatatatatatattttatatatgttttatttgtatataaattaataattcaaataaatacataatataatatacatcTCATACTACCTTTTTAGGATTTTgttaaaatttaaaaaaaaaaaaaaaaaaaaaaaaattatataaaaattaaataatacatatatatatatatatatatatatatatgtatattatatttatacatttacTTATAATCTTTACGAATGAAACcttttctttaattttttttttctcttcaAATACAACGTTATATCTttaaaagagaaaaaaaatactcggaatgtaaaaaattaataaatttatttctaGTTGgtatgatatatatattatatatatatatattcaagAGCGATAGTTGAATGtctcatatatatatatatatatatatatatttatttatttatttataaatggAAATAAGTCAAGgttaaaattttttttttttttaaatattacGAGTAAAAGGAAGGACTCACATataaaatgattataaaacatttaGTGACTTGATAATTTAGAGTAATATgaattatgatataatataaacatatatattatatattacataagATAAAACATAATAGAGTGTAaccttttttattctttatgTAAACACGTTTCCTCTTCACTTGTCATAATTGAATATGGTCGTTTTTAAGCTTGATGACGTTGAGATTTTTTTCCCGTACGATTATATTTATCCTGAACAATATGcatatatgaaatatttaaaaaaaacgCTAGATAGCGAAGGACATTGTGTTTTAGAAATGCCGACAGGGACAGGAAAGACGGTGGCTATATTTTCGCTTATTACATCTTATCAATATCATAAGAAAGATGAAGGgaaatttattttctgTACGCGTACGGTTGCTGAAATGGAAAAGTCACTAATAGAATTGAAGAAGGTTATTGAATACAGAATTGATGTAATGAAGCAGAGAAAGGTAGAAAAgttaaaaaatgaaaaagatgATGTAAATGATGACgtaaataatgatgatgtaaataatgatgatgtaaataatgatgtaataaataatgatgatgtaaataatggtgtagtaataaaaaatgatgagGAAGGAGGAGGAAATAATTCATTAGATGGCTCAAATGAAAATGTCAAGGAATATAATAACCATGAtgatcatataaattatttaaaagaatttGGGGAGAATAGCGAAATCCTTGCGATCGGAATTAGTGCTAGGAGATGTATGTGTATTAATGATAAGgttttattaaaacatGAAAGAGAAAAGATTGACGAAGAATGTCGTAAGCTAACAGCAACATTTATAAgagaaaagaaatatataaataataaaatagatAATGAGATATATCATCCGAACGTAGATAAAATATctgattttattttaaagaatAGACATCATTTAGATATAGAAGATTATTTCGATATATACAATTCAAGAAATAGCTTAGAGgaatatgataatattgGTTTATGTGgttattatgaaaattataagaaaGAATTTTTGTACGATTTAATAAAACCAGGTGTATATACTATTGAAGATTTAAAAgtattatgtaaaaattataagaataaagaaaatgtgAGTGTACCTATATGTCCCTATTTTTGtgcaaaa
Above is a genomic segment from Plasmodium reichenowi strain SY57 chromosome 9, whole genome shotgun sequence containing:
- a CDS encoding hypothetical protein (conserved Plasmodium protein, unknown function) — protein: MNDNFFIPTFEHIYEQSIPPPLIKHSRKCKNYNKKRKNIIKYTSQDICVEQRNYDKENKEHKYVCINFHTFNKKCYHKNIRLLDHTHLDFTLGESLIYLLNVYLQNKIVTNHLYNRMLYSFQLAIIEVISKLKEGKEYKWNIKGKLINSKKENNIQIVYIENAFLSFKSIVLHAPLLKIKSIDI
- a CDS encoding delta tubulin, putative, which gives rise to MMGVLSIQIGQCGNQVGYEFFDILHKYISCSKNECFKSKLTTMYFDEEYKYGKNLFPIVQYEENEGNRNDMNVNNNIMCLNNLIARCILIDMEPKVIERCLSLNNSYDEYIKRKVQKKEKYEKIVKYNSEKSVERKKYDSDECCLQYVCGLDDYYESKNNFLKIFKRNNNNNNDYHHDNDDEEYNIYAKSEHNNNNNNNNNNNILFKKSLYNNNNDILKNDKLNGNKHLYNYYKNTHDEEKNNLVKNNLCCSSYFTNEWKFNKSNYICGLNGSGNNWAYGFYVHGKNICEDFINIINKEFEKNESKESIDNILLFHSLAGGSGSGLSSYISYILKDEYPKTNLFNICILPYMFGEISVQSLNTILCLSSLYDSSDGLILIENDKFELMCKRINNDENINLEEINKYISLFLAYNIGFPIDLSNSNYNNNCNYCNIMNYILSDLCCHPNYKLLSTRYLPQVFKENIIFEQNSFNMLLKRMHRMLIKGTILDSNNISTNVTKKIRNDISCNYIIDNYYINRLSSRNILKNKNIFYKQNSFHIPIHMNEINSNSYIDEYDNSVYLKIKNKKNNNNNKKKNDYYSYIQKTSKNQFNQDNINILYQHKNNYHKTNEHNHYTHNNVIFNSKMIMRGQINENIDLHLFKNHVLYNKKSLNPLEIYIDQNKQFNNNTISMISNCLTPIPTLTHILERAKLLYSTNAYIYQYNNYGVTHDQIYNSLMYVQQIINSYETLSSE
- a CDS encoding hypothetical protein (conserved Plasmodium protein, unknown function) — its product is VIVFGNSSEAKFDDFYREEDIKKEEIQDNINDAIVPNESNEQDKAQNEDVDLESKVQKATKENKVFMKYDYTHEKPWSNHGDKSMWFNYNFDEHTFKEWVQKHIDRKLEKQQNYQIENTDNYFFEDTFKDNTMNTSSVNNHSMQGIKSFPSKNMNPFNTTKLIEPNGSPNDTSNKMDKIKNNNNNKNNKNNSNTNNRSDNNQTTTNTNNDLKQFQNLINFLKQNN
- a CDS encoding histidine--tRNA ligase, putative, yielding MPLLFFILLIIYFDLIVCIKVDIERKHKLLFLNTKLLKKDNIKRCCRKINKKRIFTVQYVKGIRNFINPTNYEKREYLFNIWKKIAQNFSFSFYDLPILESYDLFRKSPINESYDFIKNKKHLILRPEITPQLIRYLYVNDNLLQDYREQEKKIKTKENNNNNNNNNNNNDGHYHHYDGDYSTKQCDIINKVKTKCIHTDHTNKYNENHSVHHKQNKSDMYSFNFKNSFDNNNNNNNNEHTRDFINNIYKKKKKKIFKYENFNKIFKMCTIGQCFRYEQTSRLRKREHYQWNLDILGIEDIYAEVELLSMLITFFNQVNMDEKNIVIKLNHKYIIEYILYSIFQKDMNKLLSYNKMKEEIKNILHILDKFYKVNNSSFKLLLYKNFPYLQKENIRYLYNLLQNIKHINHLEQFIKCNNTNIYYKSIDTWKHFKNLKNVFTYFQQANLNNFFKLDLTIVRGMDYYNNMVFEIYYKKDKSHRAICGGGRYNFFLNNNKIYAVGCAMGDVVITDLLFNNNKKNNSFLPLSEQNKTNKYIHVLSYFPYFHNITQHFNQQITSNTTNVYKEYYSILNKLRNNNIIVHSLLKNYTNLSKVIKKAIHMNANHILFFSKDHNSFLLKNLKTKEQQFVTSDNVLDVYNNYMYI